One Methylocapsa sp. D3K7 DNA window includes the following coding sequences:
- a CDS encoding CsbD family protein, whose translation MDWNRVEGNWKQLKGKVKEQWGNLTDDDLDKIAGKRDQLEGIIQERYGLNKDAVRKQLDDWVNKQ comes from the coding sequence ATGGATTGGAATCGTGTTGAAGGAAACTGGAAGCAGCTAAAGGGCAAGGTCAAGGAGCAATGGGGCAATCTTACTGACGATGACCTTGATAAGATTGCCGGCAAGCGTGATCAGCTCGAAGGCATAATCCAGGAGCGCTACGGCCTTAATAAGGATGCGGTCCGCAAGCAACTCGACGACTGGGTAAACAAGCAGTGA
- a CDS encoding M43 family zinc metalloprotease, which translates to MKDGRTCGASDYRTRVLKSNPAYERKRAEIEQQTSSFVEAARKKRDVGLIEPSVVKIIWVAVHILYNRHDPTSLITDEQVHSQIDALNRDYRMKNADVLKTPWPYKELASDACIEFRLAPINPWGHATKGITCTETKLKHFWDNNDMKHGSLNKPETGGWDAWDTTRYLNFWVCPNILTKDNGWFGSPKQVMGAGTFPGEPNPADDGVAIIHTAFGTTGTAKAPFNLGRTAVHEVGHWLNLEHLWGSSETGSDDFVDDTPPQKNPNFGKPEGSILTYDSGPGGEMYMNYMDYVHDEAMFMFTAGQVQRMHATLAGPRAGVVHETTYRNVPPGGVVGT; encoded by the coding sequence ATGAAAGATGGTCGTACCTGTGGTGCTTCTGACTACCGCACTAGGGTGTTGAAATCCAACCCAGCATATGAGCGTAAGCGTGCCGAAATTGAGCAACAAACATCGAGTTTTGTCGAAGCGGCGCGAAAGAAGCGCGATGTTGGGCTGATCGAGCCTTCGGTTGTGAAGATCATCTGGGTGGCCGTGCACATCCTCTACAACCGCCACGACCCAACATCGCTTATTACCGACGAACAAGTCCACAGCCAGATCGATGCACTTAACCGTGACTACCGCATGAAGAACGCAGATGTGCTTAAAACCCCATGGCCATATAAAGAACTGGCTAGTGACGCGTGTATCGAATTCCGGCTTGCCCCGATCAATCCCTGGGGTCATGCGACGAAGGGAATTACGTGCACTGAAACGAAATTAAAGCACTTTTGGGACAATAATGATATGAAACATGGCAGTCTCAATAAACCAGAAACCGGTGGCTGGGACGCCTGGGATACAACGCGATATCTGAACTTTTGGGTGTGCCCAAACATCCTCACAAAGGACAACGGTTGGTTTGGCTCCCCCAAGCAGGTTATGGGAGCCGGTACGTTTCCTGGTGAGCCGAATCCTGCGGACGATGGAGTGGCAATTATTCACACGGCGTTTGGCACCACGGGCACCGCGAAAGCCCCGTTCAATCTTGGACGGACTGCGGTCCACGAGGTCGGCCATTGGCTCAACCTCGAGCACCTTTGGGGCTCGTCGGAGACCGGGAGTGACGACTTCGTCGATGACACACCACCACAGAAGAATCCGAATTTTGGGAAGCCGGAAGGGTCGATACTCACTTACGACTCTGGACCTGGGGGTGAAATGTACATGAACTATATGGATTATGTACACGACGAGGCAATGTTCATGTTCACCGCGGGCCAAGTTCAGCGGATGCATGCAACGCTCGCGGGTCCACGCGCCGGAGTCGTTCACGAGACGACGTACAGAAACGTGCCGCCGGGCGGAGTGGTGGGAACTTGA
- a CDS encoding recombinase family protein, which yields MLIGYCRTSTAEQAAGLAAQVRDLKALGADKIFSEQVSSVAERAELQKALDFAREGDTLVVAKLDRLARSMANLMDIQERLKAKGVGLKILDLGLDTSSASGELILNVLGSIAQFERKIMLERQREGIAAAKEAGKYKGRKPTAMLKASRILALHAAGKKIPEIVAETGVSRASVYRVLEQAST from the coding sequence ATGTTGATTGGATATTGCCGAACCTCGACCGCCGAACAGGCCGCAGGGCTTGCGGCGCAAGTTCGAGACCTGAAAGCGCTCGGCGCAGACAAGATATTTTCAGAGCAAGTTTCATCCGTCGCAGAGCGGGCCGAGCTGCAGAAAGCCTTAGATTTCGCTCGCGAGGGAGACACGCTCGTTGTCGCTAAATTAGATCGCCTTGCTCGGTCGATGGCCAATCTTATGGACATCCAAGAACGCCTGAAGGCCAAGGGCGTGGGCCTCAAAATTCTGGACCTGGGCTTAGACACAAGCAGCGCCAGCGGCGAATTGATTTTGAATGTTTTGGGCAGCATCGCTCAATTCGAGCGAAAGATTATGCTGGAGCGCCAGCGTGAAGGCATTGCGGCGGCCAAGGAAGCTGGAAAGTACAAGGGGCGCAAGCCTACAGCGATGCTGAAAGCCTCCCGCATCCTTGCCCTTCATGCGGCGGGGAAGAAGATCCCCGAGATTGTCGCGGAGACCGGCGTGAGCCGAGCCAGCGTTTATCGAGTGCTGGAGCAAGCCTCGACCTAA
- a CDS encoding DUF72 domain-containing protein, with protein MRGTIYTGIGGWTYEPWRGVFYPDGLPHKRELEYASAHLTSIEINGTYYSTFKPDSWAKWRDETPEGFVFSVKASRFCTNRKILSGASESIAKFIGQGMSALGTRLGPINWQFMATKKFEPEDFEGFLKLLPCETDGVPLRHALEVRHDSFKSEQFYDMARRYSVAIVLADGDNFPAIEAATADFNYLRLMRGKEDIETGYAAVELGRWAKHVRALAKDGDVFVYFISGAKVRAPAAAQAFIKQVK; from the coding sequence GTGAGAGGCACAATCTACACCGGAATCGGCGGCTGGACCTATGAGCCATGGCGCGGGGTCTTCTACCCCGACGGGCTGCCGCATAAGCGCGAGTTGGAATATGCCAGCGCCCACCTCACCTCCATCGAGATCAACGGCACCTATTACTCCACCTTCAAACCCGATAGCTGGGCCAAGTGGCGCGATGAGACGCCAGAAGGATTTGTTTTCTCGGTGAAGGCCTCGCGATTTTGCACCAATCGCAAAATTCTTTCCGGTGCCAGCGAGTCGATTGCCAAATTTATCGGCCAGGGAATGAGCGCTTTGGGCACCCGGCTGGGGCCGATCAATTGGCAGTTCATGGCGACCAAAAAATTCGAGCCGGAGGATTTTGAGGGATTCTTGAAATTACTCCCTTGCGAGACCGATGGCGTGCCGCTTCGCCATGCGCTGGAAGTGCGTCACGACAGTTTCAAGAGCGAGCAGTTTTATGACATGGCGCGCCGGTATTCGGTGGCCATTGTCCTTGCCGACGGCGACAATTTTCCTGCGATCGAGGCGGCGACGGCGGACTTCAATTATTTGCGGCTGATGCGGGGCAAGGAAGACATCGAAACGGGCTACGCCGCTGTTGAGCTCGGCCGCTGGGCCAAACATGTCCGCGCCTTGGCAAAAGACGGTGATGTCTTCGTCTATTTCATCTCGGGAGCCAAGGTCCGCGCCCCGGCGGCGGCGCAGGCCTTCATCAAGCAAGTCAAATGA
- a CDS encoding terminase family protein, whose protein sequence is MSIFQRLAEVLSDDWSVRARSEQLPPIDDAWNIWLILSGRAWGKTRTGAEWVKSLIISEQARRVAFIGPTAADVRDTMVEGESGLLSVCSDWDRPLYEPSKRRVTFKNGSIITLFSAEEPNRLRGPQHNFIWMDELAAMDNAMDVFNMSMFGLRLGKKPRALITTTPRPIKILKELIARPDVHVTKGKTSDNAANLAPTFLSAIVSRYEGTRLGRQELDGDILDDNPGALWSRDLIEKTRIPKAEQPEMTRIVVAIDPAVSVSETSDATGIVVAGKCRNRHGYIIEDLSGKYSPTEWARRAIAAYREHRADRIIYEQNQGGDMVAHTLRMVDQSVPLRAVHASRGKIVRAEPISAIYEQHKVHHVGCFPDLEDEMCSFEPGTKDSPDRLDAMVYALTDLQISGPGPWKIDYDFWSRGYMKLD, encoded by the coding sequence ATGAGCATCTTTCAACGCCTTGCCGAGGTCCTTAGTGATGACTGGAGCGTTCGTGCACGGTCAGAACAGTTGCCGCCCATCGATGACGCTTGGAATATATGGCTTATTTTGTCGGGGAGGGCGTGGGGAAAGACCCGCACCGGCGCCGAATGGGTCAAATCTTTAATCATAAGCGAGCAGGCCAGGCGCGTTGCCTTCATCGGTCCGACTGCAGCCGATGTTAGAGACACCATGGTTGAGGGCGAGTCAGGGCTTTTGTCCGTTTGCTCGGATTGGGATCGACCTCTCTATGAACCCAGCAAGCGACGCGTCACATTCAAAAATGGCTCGATAATCACGTTGTTTAGCGCAGAGGAACCAAACAGGCTTCGTGGCCCGCAGCATAATTTTATTTGGATGGATGAGCTTGCTGCGATGGACAACGCGATGGATGTTTTCAATATGTCAATGTTTGGGCTGCGGCTGGGTAAAAAGCCACGCGCTTTGATTACGACAACGCCGCGTCCTATAAAGATTTTAAAGGAACTCATCGCACGGCCGGATGTGCATGTCACGAAGGGCAAGACCAGTGATAATGCTGCAAATCTTGCTCCGACATTCCTCTCTGCGATTGTCTCGAGGTATGAGGGCACGAGGCTCGGGAGGCAAGAACTCGACGGCGATATTTTAGACGACAATCCCGGTGCGCTTTGGTCGAGGGATCTTATCGAAAAAACGCGCATCCCCAAGGCCGAACAACCGGAGATGACGCGGATTGTTGTCGCCATCGATCCTGCGGTGAGTGTCAGCGAAACGAGTGACGCCACCGGCATCGTGGTCGCAGGCAAATGCCGCAATCGGCACGGATATATCATCGAGGATCTGTCCGGCAAATACAGCCCGACTGAGTGGGCGCGAAGGGCAATCGCAGCGTATCGCGAGCACCGTGCTGACAGGATTATTTACGAACAGAACCAAGGTGGCGACATGGTCGCTCACACCTTGAGAATGGTTGACCAGAGCGTTCCGTTACGTGCTGTTCATGCAAGCCGTGGGAAGATTGTTCGGGCCGAGCCGATCAGTGCGATTTATGAGCAACACAAGGTTCACCATGTTGGGTGCTTTCCCGATCTGGAGGATGAAATGTGCTCGTTCGAACCGGGGACGAAAGACTCGCCAGATAGGCTGGACGCGATGGTTTACGCACTGACGGATCTTCAGATCTCGGGGCCGGGACCTTGGAAGATAGATTATGATTTTTGGTCACGTGGATACATGAAACTTGATTAG
- a CDS encoding DUF4239 domain-containing protein: MSIWLAGLPLWIATILLVLLPTAAAMCGPVLIRRRIGLERLVSNNEIAGFKFATVGVIFAVLLAFAVIVVWEKFSDAETAVIQEAGAAATLYRLAAGPEPEAAATRIALGNYLRLAIERDWPMMEIGEESRETTLALNTIYATTMQHTQTGSKHPAIFAEMLSQLDSITKARRTRLHLATGVVPGILWLTLYVGAVLTVVFTFFFGTKNLPAQVMMTGILSLLVFMGLLVIVSIDHPFTGSVHVGSEPLQSVVEDFAKG; the protein is encoded by the coding sequence GTGTCAATCTGGCTGGCTGGTCTTCCGCTTTGGATCGCGACGATTTTGTTGGTGCTTCTTCCGACGGCCGCGGCCATGTGCGGCCCGGTGCTCATCCGCCGCCGGATCGGCCTTGAGCGCTTGGTCAGCAACAATGAGATCGCAGGCTTCAAATTCGCCACGGTGGGTGTTATCTTTGCGGTGCTGTTGGCCTTCGCCGTGATTGTTGTTTGGGAGAAATTCAGCGACGCGGAGACGGCTGTGATTCAGGAAGCGGGGGCCGCCGCGACGCTGTACCGGCTCGCTGCCGGACCCGAACCCGAAGCTGCGGCGACGCGGATAGCCCTTGGCAATTATCTCCGGCTCGCAATCGAACGAGACTGGCCCATGATGGAAATTGGAGAGGAAAGCCGCGAGACGACGCTGGCGCTCAATACGATCTACGCCACCACGATGCAACATACCCAGACGGGATCGAAGCATCCCGCGATTTTTGCTGAGATGTTGAGCCAGCTTGATTCGATTACGAAGGCGCGCCGCACCCGCCTGCATCTGGCCACCGGTGTCGTCCCTGGAATCTTATGGCTGACCCTCTATGTCGGCGCGGTATTGACCGTGGTGTTCACGTTCTTTTTCGGCACCAAGAATTTACCGGCCCAAGTCATGATGACAGGTATTCTGTCGCTCCTCGTATTCATGGGCCTGCTTGTCATTGTCTCGATCGACCATCCGTTCACAGGCTCAGTTCATGTGGGCAGCGAGCCGCTTCAAAGCGTCGTCGAGGATTTCGCAAAAGGCTGA
- a CDS encoding tyrosine-type recombinase/integrase: MPRPRPPHLHKERTRHGKIVWFVRIDHGPRVRIKEEYGTPEFEAAYHAAIAGEPTPKKAGEKTGTLAWLISRYRDSAAWANLSQATKKQRENIFLNIIKLAGEEPFVKITRKTIAAARDRRKDTPFAANNFLKTMRGLFRWALEAGFVDSDPTEGVKGRVPSTKGFHPWSEEEILKFETRWPIGTRERLAFGVLLYTGFRLGDAARLGRQHVRNGVIVVNTEKNGTKVEIPILPELAEIIEGSKTGDLAFVATPIGKPMAKQSFGNWFREACKAAGVPGSAHGLRKAAATRAADDGATEAALEAIFGWKGGKMASLYTKNANRARLARENMGKLSSGRKANIYSLTQVSGAGKNGKS; the protein is encoded by the coding sequence ATGCCACGTCCTCGACCGCCGCACCTTCATAAGGAACGCACCCGTCACGGGAAGATCGTCTGGTTTGTGCGCATAGATCACGGTCCGCGCGTCCGTATCAAAGAGGAATATGGAACGCCGGAATTCGAGGCTGCTTATCACGCGGCAATCGCTGGGGAACCCACGCCGAAAAAAGCGGGAGAGAAGACCGGAACGCTTGCCTGGTTGATCTCTCGCTACCGGGATTCCGCCGCGTGGGCAAATCTCTCGCAGGCGACAAAGAAACAGCGCGAAAATATCTTCCTGAATATCATCAAATTGGCTGGCGAAGAGCCGTTCGTGAAGATCACCCGCAAGACCATCGCGGCTGCTCGGGACCGCCGCAAGGATACCCCGTTCGCTGCAAACAACTTTCTCAAAACGATGCGCGGTCTTTTCCGCTGGGCATTGGAAGCCGGGTTCGTGGATTCCGATCCGACCGAAGGCGTCAAGGGTCGCGTTCCGAGTACAAAGGGATTTCACCCTTGGAGTGAGGAGGAAATCCTCAAGTTTGAAACTCGTTGGCCAATTGGCACGCGCGAGCGTCTGGCGTTCGGTGTCCTGCTTTATACGGGTTTTAGGCTTGGCGACGCCGCGCGACTCGGTCGCCAGCATGTCCGCAACGGCGTGATCGTGGTGAACACCGAAAAGAACGGCACGAAGGTTGAGATCCCGATTTTGCCAGAGCTTGCCGAGATCATTGAGGGAAGCAAGACAGGGGATCTTGCTTTCGTGGCGACGCCGATAGGTAAGCCAATGGCGAAGCAGAGTTTTGGGAACTGGTTTCGGGAAGCTTGCAAGGCGGCAGGGGTTCCCGGCTCCGCGCATGGGCTGCGCAAAGCGGCCGCGACGCGAGCAGCGGACGACGGCGCCACAGAGGCCGCACTTGAGGCTATTTTCGGCTGGAAGGGCGGAAAAATGGCGTCCCTTTATACCAAGAACGCTAATCGTGCACGGCTCGCGAGGGAGAATATGGGCAAGCTGTCATCGGGGAGAAAAGCGAACATCTATTCCCTTACCCAGGTATCAGGTGCGGGAAAGAACGGAAAATCCTAA